One segment of Gemmatimonadaceae bacterium DNA contains the following:
- a CDS encoding DUF6603 domain-containing protein, with translation MSDDDAGTIELIVEQLAIAAQPLKDAVATPDTFRAFILRLGWDAQSLPPAWAALAAKVDDVVTALEALQSAAGIDAALRALDKVAALYNAIKAISAAPPGVDPVAFLEEIGDRLFELLLVDYLTVAQPLAASLFRACGVITETMHEEANGRPAHVETRFRFDELGNIISDPGSIPKRLYGWGTDEINFALLGRQLHDLATAFDLLTRFGPADPVLAAGLQGPPAQTTRAISSQLSIPLAEFDIAGTPVEVGLALLELPAEGSHPAGLIIQPLMPSQIGAQVPITPEWTVYVRAGSDIARTFGLLIRPDGVDVRYPFQPGTAPPSEGFSAGIEYAPASPVALIGKQDESRLQIAKVRTDLGLDLHGTDVELWLQAQTTGLAIVIALSEQDGFLGKLFGGQDLTINFPLSARWSSKQGFTFVGGAGLEVTVSPHLDLGPISIDQVHFGLLAAIGSGQPGSVSVIVDVSISGALGPFAFAVEGIGVGLDVKFVAGNAGPFDISLGLRGPTGLGASIDAGPVTGGGFLSFDRDAGRYAGILQLKIFSIGITAIGLLDTKLPGGQSGFSLLVIITVEFPPIQLGYGFTLNGAGGLAGVNRTMVVDAIQAGVRNHSVDHILFPQDPIRNAPQIISDLRTIFPPAEGRYVFGPMAIIGWGTPTLIKIELGIMIEVPAPIRLVLLGQVSVAIPTEDEAVVALHIDIVGVLDFEGKQISVDASIHDSQIATFPIFGDMAFRLSWGESPSFALAVGGLNPRFQPPPGFPTLRRLTISIGFEDNPRISIQGYFAVTSNSLQFGALAEVYAEAGGFNIYGWLGFDALLIFVPLSFTVDISAGVALRRGTSTIAGIKLHGTLSGPRPWHIEGEACLSVLFFDVCVPVNKSFGEDQHVSIPPVDPWPDLRDALQNSQNWNAVLPSGVARAVSLVAASDSTLVLLDPVGGAEVREKVLPLNRPITKVGEATPLGPNEYDVTGVQVGAHAAATWGTTTDFFARANFEDLTDAEKLSIPSFERMDAGVGIASSAVNVGSGINMNVTYETLIIDLDSPWATRPSPRFPLRQSALLAMVRGGAAARSSFRNTGDAKFAGATPQSAILGDEGFVIASTADLTVSGAFGGGQPMTKGDANLALKLHLADHPEDRALLQVIALHEAA, from the coding sequence GTGAGCGACGACGACGCCGGGACCATCGAGCTCATCGTCGAGCAGCTGGCGATCGCCGCCCAGCCGCTCAAAGACGCCGTCGCCACGCCCGACACGTTCCGCGCGTTCATTCTGCGGCTCGGGTGGGACGCGCAATCGCTGCCGCCGGCGTGGGCCGCGCTCGCGGCGAAAGTCGACGACGTCGTCACGGCGCTCGAGGCGTTGCAGTCGGCGGCCGGCATCGACGCGGCGCTCCGCGCGCTGGACAAAGTCGCGGCGCTGTACAATGCCATCAAAGCGATCAGCGCCGCTCCACCAGGCGTCGATCCGGTCGCGTTTCTCGAAGAGATCGGCGATCGCCTGTTCGAGCTGCTCCTCGTCGACTACCTGACGGTCGCGCAGCCGCTGGCGGCGTCGCTCTTCAGAGCCTGCGGCGTCATAACGGAGACGATGCACGAGGAGGCGAACGGGCGGCCGGCGCACGTCGAGACGCGTTTTCGGTTCGACGAGCTGGGGAACATCATCAGCGACCCCGGCTCGATTCCCAAACGTTTGTACGGCTGGGGCACCGACGAGATCAACTTCGCTCTCCTGGGGCGACAGCTGCACGATCTCGCGACGGCGTTCGATCTCCTGACGCGATTCGGACCGGCCGACCCGGTGCTCGCGGCGGGGCTTCAGGGGCCGCCGGCTCAAACGACGCGCGCCATCTCGTCGCAGCTCTCGATTCCGCTGGCTGAATTCGACATCGCGGGAACACCGGTCGAAGTGGGGTTGGCGCTGCTCGAGCTGCCGGCGGAAGGTTCGCATCCGGCAGGCCTCATCATCCAGCCGCTGATGCCGTCGCAGATCGGGGCGCAGGTGCCCATCACCCCCGAGTGGACTGTCTACGTTCGCGCGGGCAGCGACATCGCTCGCACGTTCGGACTGCTCATTCGCCCCGACGGCGTGGACGTGCGCTATCCGTTCCAACCCGGGACGGCGCCGCCGAGTGAAGGCTTCAGCGCCGGCATCGAATACGCACCGGCGTCGCCGGTCGCGCTGATCGGAAAGCAAGACGAGTCGCGGCTGCAAATCGCGAAAGTCCGCACGGACCTCGGCCTCGATCTGCACGGAACCGACGTCGAGCTCTGGCTCCAGGCGCAGACCACCGGTCTCGCGATCGTCATCGCCCTCTCGGAGCAGGACGGCTTTCTCGGCAAGCTGTTCGGCGGCCAGGATCTCACGATCAACTTTCCGCTGAGCGCGCGCTGGTCGAGCAAACAAGGATTCACGTTCGTCGGCGGCGCTGGGCTCGAGGTCACGGTTTCACCGCACCTCGATCTGGGTCCGATCTCCATCGACCAAGTTCATTTCGGTCTGTTGGCCGCGATCGGAAGCGGGCAGCCCGGATCGGTCTCGGTCATCGTGGATGTTTCGATCAGCGGCGCACTCGGACCGTTCGCGTTCGCGGTCGAGGGGATCGGCGTCGGCCTCGACGTGAAATTCGTCGCGGGCAACGCGGGGCCGTTCGACATCTCGCTCGGTCTGCGCGGACCGACCGGGCTCGGCGCCTCGATCGACGCGGGGCCGGTCACGGGCGGCGGATTCCTCTCGTTCGATCGCGACGCCGGACGCTACGCGGGCATCCTTCAGCTCAAGATCTTCTCGATCGGCATCACGGCGATCGGGCTGCTCGACACGAAGCTGCCCGGTGGCCAGTCCGGCTTCTCGCTGCTGGTCATCATCACGGTCGAGTTTCCGCCGATTCAACTTGGCTACGGATTCACGCTCAACGGGGCGGGCGGTCTCGCGGGCGTCAATCGCACGATGGTGGTTGACGCGATCCAAGCGGGGGTACGGAACCACTCCGTCGACCACATTCTCTTCCCGCAGGACCCGATCAGGAACGCTCCGCAGATCATCAGCGATCTGCGCACGATCTTCCCCCCCGCCGAAGGCCGGTACGTGTTCGGGCCGATGGCGATCATCGGATGGGGAACGCCGACGCTGATCAAGATCGAGTTGGGGATCATGATCGAGGTTCCCGCTCCGATTCGTTTGGTGCTGCTCGGGCAGGTGAGCGTCGCGATTCCGACCGAAGACGAAGCGGTCGTGGCTCTCCACATCGACATCGTCGGCGTTCTGGACTTCGAGGGGAAGCAGATCTCGGTCGACGCGTCGATTCACGATTCACAGATCGCCACCTTCCCGATCTTCGGCGACATGGCGTTTCGGCTCTCGTGGGGCGAGTCGCCGTCGTTCGCGCTGGCGGTGGGCGGGCTCAATCCGCGCTTCCAGCCGCCTCCGGGATTTCCGACGCTCCGGCGTCTCACGATCTCGATTGGGTTCGAGGACAATCCGCGAATCTCGATTCAGGGCTATTTCGCGGTCACGTCGAACTCGCTGCAGTTCGGCGCCCTCGCCGAGGTCTACGCCGAAGCCGGAGGCTTCAACATTTATGGATGGCTCGGCTTCGACGCCCTACTGATATTCGTTCCACTCTCGTTCACCGTGGACATCAGCGCCGGCGTGGCGCTGCGCCGCGGGACGAGCACGATCGCCGGCATCAAGCTGCACGGCACGCTGAGCGGTCCGCGCCCGTGGCACATCGAAGGAGAAGCGTGCCTCTCGGTGTTGTTCTTCGACGTCTGCGTTCCGGTCAACAAATCGTTCGGCGAGGACCAGCACGTCTCGATCCCGCCGGTGGACCCGTGGCCGGATCTGCGCGACGCCCTGCAGAACAGCCAGAATTGGAACGCCGTTCTTCCGTCGGGAGTCGCGCGAGCCGTATCGCTCGTCGCGGCGAGCGATTCGACGCTCGTGCTGCTCGACCCGGTAGGGGGCGCCGAAGTCCGCGAGAAAGTTCTGCCGCTCAACCGGCCGATCACCAAGGTCGGAGAAGCGACGCCGCTGGGTCCGAACGAATACGACGTAACCGGCGTTCAGGTCGGCGCCCACGCCGCGGCGACGTGGGGAACGACGACCGATTTCTTCGCGCGCGCCAACTTCGAGGATCTCACCGACGCCGAGAAGCTGTCGATCCCGTCGTTCGAGCGGATGGACGCGGGAGTGGGGATCGCCAGCAGCGCGGTGAACGTCGGATCCGGCATCAACATGAACGTGACGTATGAAACCCTGATCATCGATCTCGACTCGCCATGGGCAACGCGGCCGTCGCCGCGCTTTCCGCTGCGACAGTCGGCGTTGCTGGCGATGGTTCGCGGCGGCGCGGCGGCGCGCTCGTCCTTCCGCAACACCGGCGACGCCAAGTTCGCCGGCGCGACGCCGCAGTCGGCGATCCTCGGCGACGAGGGATTCGTGATCGCCTCGACAGCCGATCTGACGGTGAGCGGTGCGTTCGGCGGCGGGCAGCCGATGACCAAGGGCGACGCGAATCTCGCGCTCAAGCTGCACCTCGCCGATCACCCGGAAGACCGGGCCTTGTTGCAAGTGATAGCGCTTCATGAGGCGGCATAG
- a CDS encoding transposase, giving the protein MRLKELLAANRAMFVVYVLKEDLRQLWHYRQRAAARRAWHDWYARACESRIPLFVRFAHRLALSAEYIINHATTRSK; this is encoded by the coding sequence GTGCGGCTCAAAGAGCTCCTCGCCGCGAATCGCGCGATGTTTGTCGTGTACGTCCTGAAAGAAGACTTACGCCAGCTCTGGCACTATCGGCAGCGCGCCGCGGCGCGGCGTGCCTGGCACGACTGGTATGCGCGCGCCTGTGAGAGTCGCATCCCACTCTTCGTCCGCTTTGCCCACCGGCTCGCGCTGTCGGCCGAGTACATCATCAACCACGCAACAACAAGATCAAAGTGA
- a CDS encoding VOC family protein has protein sequence MASKEKTAANAARTRALAAPRFHGVRYQTKDVKRSIAFYTEHLGFETKYEQAPSFATLALGSLDLLLSGPGASGSRPMRDGRAQEPGGWTRIVIRVDDLETWIGELRTAGLSFRNAMETGPGGKQIQIEDPDGNPIELFEPAPHS, from the coding sequence ATGGCGAGCAAAGAAAAGACGGCCGCGAACGCCGCACGCACGCGGGCCTTGGCGGCGCCGCGGTTTCACGGCGTCCGATACCAAACGAAGGACGTGAAGCGCTCGATCGCGTTCTACACGGAGCATCTCGGGTTCGAGACGAAGTACGAGCAGGCACCGTCGTTCGCGACGCTCGCGCTCGGCTCGCTCGATCTCCTGCTTAGTGGGCCGGGCGCTTCCGGATCACGGCCGATGCGCGACGGGCGCGCACAAGAGCCAGGCGGATGGACTCGGATCGTCATTCGTGTGGACGATCTCGAGACATGGATCGGCGAGTTGCGCACCGCCGGTCTTTCATTTCGAAACGCGATGGAGACCGGCCCCGGTGGCAAGCAAATTCAAATCGAGGATCCGGACGGAAATCCGATCGAGCTATTCGAGCCGGCGCCGCACAGCTAA
- a CDS encoding helix-turn-helix transcriptional regulator, with the protein MTTKKRLRAGDRSRIGDTDFEVGTGNVFADLGLENPDERRAKAALAGAINAIIEQKGWTQAEAAKQLRTHQPVISALRHGRLRSLSYDRLVNWLVLLGRSIEIHVKPARNAHVAVAIAAG; encoded by the coding sequence ATGACGACCAAAAAAAGGCTGCGAGCAGGTGATCGCAGCCGGATCGGCGACACTGACTTCGAGGTCGGCACCGGCAACGTCTTCGCCGACCTTGGGCTCGAGAATCCCGACGAACGGCGCGCCAAGGCTGCGTTGGCGGGCGCGATCAACGCGATCATCGAGCAGAAGGGCTGGACGCAAGCCGAGGCAGCCAAACAGCTACGCACGCATCAGCCAGTCATTTCCGCGCTGCGGCACGGACGGCTGCGCAGTCTGAGCTATGATCGGCTCGTCAATTGGCTCGTTCTGCTCGGACGCAGCATCGAGATTCACGTGAAGCCGGCGAGGAACGCGCACGTGGCGGTGGCCATCGCCGCTGGCTGA